Proteins from a genomic interval of Candidatus Cloacimonadota bacterium:
- a CDS encoding PorV/PorQ family protein has translation MKIKNKLGISLLLIVFFTVIFSQYAFAGSEATCIFLLIEPGSRPNGLGHSYVSIAEGGFASWWNPGGLAFQKDSELGLMHSNWFGDVIDDMYYEYLGYAQYFEGIGTVGLNITYMTYGEQEAYNAAGDPLQKFTSYEIAVGGSYGTKLSENLGIGINLKGVISGLAPLIEELMDAEGTGYTFVVDVGLLKKNLFIPKLDLGVNIQNFGPDMSYANSESKQPMPLNLKLGLSYRIFDDKYNKLTVTGDINKMMVNTDPLWKRIFTSWGDDGFKNELDSMIENIGVEYKYYNLISLRVGYVNDVAGHIQGFSFGGGISYEFSKDKELYFDFALQPAGELTANNKTFSLGVSF, from the coding sequence ATGAAAATAAAAAATAAACTCGGCATATCGCTTCTTTTAATTGTTTTTTTTACTGTAATTTTCTCACAGTATGCTTTTGCAGGTTCAGAAGCAACATGTATTTTCTTACTTATTGAACCAGGCTCACGTCCCAACGGACTTGGTCATTCCTATGTTTCTATTGCAGAAGGCGGCTTTGCATCCTGGTGGAATCCGGGTGGTCTTGCCTTCCAAAAAGATTCTGAACTCGGTCTTATGCATTCAAACTGGTTCGGAGATGTGATCGACGATATGTATTATGAATATCTTGGCTATGCACAATATTTCGAAGGTATTGGAACTGTCGGACTCAATATTACATACATGACTTATGGAGAGCAGGAAGCATATAATGCTGCCGGTGATCCGTTGCAGAAATTCACAAGTTATGAAATCGCTGTAGGCGGATCGTATGGAACAAAATTGAGTGAGAATCTCGGTATTGGTATAAATCTGAAGGGTGTGATAAGCGGTTTAGCACCTTTGATTGAAGAACTGATGGATGCTGAAGGAACCGGTTATACATTTGTCGTTGATGTCGGGCTTCTTAAAAAGAATCTCTTTATCCCAAAACTCGATCTAGGTGTTAATATACAGAATTTTGGTCCTGATATGAGTTATGCAAACTCAGAATCAAAGCAGCCAATGCCTCTCAATCTCAAACTGGGTCTTTCTTATAGAATTTTTGATGACAAATATAATAAACTCACTGTTACAGGTGATATTAACAAGATGATGGTCAATACTGATCCGCTCTGGAAACGAATTTTTACATCCTGGGGTGATGACGGCTTTAAAAACGAACTTGATTCAATGATCGAAAATATCGGTGTTGAGTATAAGTACTATAACCTCATCTCACTCCGCGTGGGATATGTGAACGACGTTGCTGGTCATATACAGGGTTTCTCCTTTGGTGGTGGCATCAGTTATGAGTTCTCTAAAGATAAAGAACTCTACTTTGACTTTGCGCTTCAGCCTGCCGGTGAACTCACTGCGAATAACAAGACCTTCTCACTAGGTGTATCATTCTAA
- a CDS encoding T9SS type A sorting domain-containing protein has translation MKFLKTLTYSVLILMIPFILHSKTSSYQFKKLPVQDMHKRHEKLQKLPYEVQKNIFNSDGLSEKFVSPSKDGFEDVNLLILLIDFIPDDDPNTTGDGTFDFGEWDYFEINGVRDSVQTIGSPPHDSTFYHQTVKAMQYYYQDASLGILNSFNPLQEKNFHFKIFPHQADTSYRMPQQMAYYWPDTEDYDLKSDRLIQYFKDAITTADTTEFEYTPDIIFSEYNHIMIIHAGSDWQHDVFYDTPCDIPSCYFHLRDDSIAVNDSTYFIKSGGNSPETISQDFYKNNHYIYGFGSINAELFHEFGHGLGFVDLYDTSNMYPAVGYWDIMDSGGFGSAVLIDTLQTPPDSLVIEAVLPTLPSAWSRILIWGDEFEDAGKFITVETPSEITVSAAEFPNAVHPQFVKIPINNKEYFLIENREVELDNLGAPVIKVDDITGRVPLYPMNPETEQNNHEFDYFLPTYDPYLEAETNGGLCIWHVDDYVIYDELVWIDDDWFTRFDANMVNANSTRRGVKLIEADGIEDIGNPSSYFPYGTCYEPFFKTKPGTWTPSDTNRFHNYQLAPHTFPNSFSNESINSLLEINDIGNYAVNMSFTFQYQTYDDVVSYKPVKKFNPDHELVHFTNDMFGSHILVTGSDSLIMIHDDLFGDYSSTLRKPLTQPLMLFGNQTKKYIITCQEDSLSFIDFNIMHYPPITFYGITLDRWITDSPIQISDDLIIVPSDFGLKKISFNDGSPFVVSQENTNITSIAYDPIAKELITLTHVNTIAVFDTSLALIDEYALPSSAGNYYPIVESIMKDFVQLQRIYVQDNTGSVYHISDGSLTKIFDALTYPLTNPSNISLGDVNNDGTHDIVFTDEHRIVVLQPNGSFLKKTPLAPYNASYSASVTPIIGQNFVAEDISLYLPTSSNWTQAMDNTCSIQAMYSFANGLALASPSISQQEVSSILYLPVSDSLVKMFSFTQNDPSGSDVYWNGYKNGPARTACVTTISEGKPDSSATFTILTYPNPAESGEVRIRVRSNMDTNSSIKIYNLAADILFSDQQQVTAYINNEYVWPIDNVSSGVYFAMVKVGGKSELVKIGITK, from the coding sequence ATGAAATTTTTAAAAACTCTCACCTATTCGGTATTGATTCTCATGATCCCGTTTATACTTCATTCAAAAACTTCTTCTTACCAGTTTAAAAAGCTCCCCGTTCAAGATATGCATAAACGACATGAGAAATTACAGAAACTTCCATATGAAGTTCAAAAAAATATATTTAATTCAGATGGTCTATCTGAAAAATTTGTCAGTCCATCAAAGGATGGTTTCGAAGATGTCAATCTCTTGATCCTTCTTATTGATTTTATCCCGGATGATGATCCAAACACAACAGGGGACGGCACATTCGATTTTGGCGAATGGGATTATTTTGAGATCAATGGGGTAAGAGATTCAGTTCAAACAATTGGTTCTCCACCTCATGACTCGACCTTTTACCATCAGACAGTTAAAGCAATGCAGTATTACTATCAGGATGCGAGCCTTGGTATTTTAAATAGTTTCAATCCCTTACAGGAGAAGAATTTCCATTTTAAGATCTTCCCGCATCAAGCAGATACTTCCTATCGCATGCCTCAACAAATGGCATATTACTGGCCTGATACTGAAGATTATGACCTGAAATCCGATCGATTAATACAGTATTTTAAAGATGCGATCACCACAGCAGACACGACAGAGTTTGAATATACTCCGGATATTATTTTTTCAGAATATAACCATATCATGATCATTCATGCCGGTTCAGATTGGCAGCATGATGTTTTCTATGATACTCCCTGTGATATCCCTTCGTGTTATTTTCATCTTAGAGATGACTCAATTGCTGTAAATGACAGCACATACTTTATAAAATCCGGAGGTAACTCTCCGGAAACTATATCTCAGGATTTCTATAAAAATAATCATTACATTTATGGGTTCGGTTCTATTAATGCGGAGCTTTTCCATGAATTCGGTCATGGTCTTGGTTTTGTAGATCTTTATGACACCTCAAACATGTATCCTGCTGTGGGATATTGGGACATCATGGACAGCGGAGGTTTCGGATCAGCAGTACTAATCGATACTCTCCAAACACCACCCGATTCTCTTGTTATCGAAGCAGTTCTGCCAACGCTGCCCTCTGCTTGGTCGCGTATTCTGATCTGGGGAGATGAATTTGAAGATGCAGGTAAATTTATTACAGTAGAAACTCCCTCAGAGATCACTGTTTCAGCAGCAGAATTCCCTAATGCTGTACATCCTCAGTTTGTAAAAATCCCTATCAATAATAAGGAATACTTTCTCATCGAAAACCGTGAAGTTGAACTTGATAATCTTGGAGCTCCTGTTATTAAAGTTGATGATATAACCGGACGCGTTCCTCTCTACCCGATGAATCCTGAAACCGAACAAAACAACCATGAGTTCGATTATTTCCTTCCCACATACGACCCTTATCTTGAAGCAGAGACGAACGGTGGACTGTGCATATGGCATGTTGATGATTATGTTATCTATGATGAACTCGTTTGGATCGATGATGACTGGTTCACACGTTTCGATGCGAATATGGTAAATGCAAATTCGACACGACGGGGAGTAAAACTGATCGAAGCAGATGGTATCGAGGACATCGGTAATCCAAGCTCCTATTTCCCCTATGGAACATGCTATGAACCCTTCTTCAAAACAAAACCTGGCACTTGGACTCCGAGTGATACAAACCGGTTCCACAATTATCAACTAGCTCCTCATACATTCCCAAACTCATTCAGTAATGAATCGATCAACTCTTTGCTTGAAATCAATGACATCGGCAATTATGCGGTCAATATGTCTTTTACGTTTCAATATCAAACATATGATGATGTTGTTTCCTATAAACCAGTAAAAAAATTCAATCCTGATCATGAACTGGTGCATTTTACAAACGATATGTTCGGATCACACATTCTTGTCACTGGCTCAGATTCACTAATAATGATCCATGACGACCTTTTTGGTGATTATTCAAGCACTCTTCGAAAACCGCTTACACAACCACTCATGCTGTTCGGGAATCAAACGAAGAAATATATCATAACATGCCAGGAAGATTCACTTTCCTTTATAGATTTTAATATCATGCATTATCCTCCAATCACGTTTTATGGTATAACACTCGATCGATGGATAACAGACTCACCTATTCAAATTTCCGATGATTTAATCATTGTTCCATCCGATTTCGGTTTGAAAAAAATATCGTTCAATGATGGATCTCCATTTGTTGTATCACAAGAAAACACGAACATTACCTCAATTGCATATGATCCAATTGCAAAAGAGTTGATCACACTAACACATGTTAACACCATAGCAGTTTTCGACACGTCATTAGCTCTTATCGATGAATATGCTCTTCCCTCCTCTGCTGGTAATTATTATCCGATAGTTGAAAGTATCATGAAGGATTTCGTTCAATTGCAAAGAATATATGTACAGGATAATACAGGTTCGGTGTATCATATTTCAGATGGCTCGTTAACAAAGATCTTTGATGCTTTGACCTATCCATTGACCAACCCATCCAACATTTCTCTTGGTGATGTGAATAATGACGGTACCCATGATATCGTTTTCACCGATGAGCACAGGATTGTTGTTCTTCAACCAAATGGTTCGTTCCTCAAGAAAACTCCGTTAGCTCCTTATAATGCTTCCTATTCTGCTTCAGTTACTCCAATTATTGGACAGAACTTTGTGGCTGAAGATATTTCATTGTATCTCCCGACTTCATCAAATTGGACACAGGCAATGGATAATACTTGTTCCATCCAGGCGATGTACAGTTTTGCTAACGGTCTCGCACTTGCGTCACCTTCAATTTCACAGCAGGAGGTATCATCGATCCTCTATCTTCCAGTCTCAGATTCCCTTGTGAAAATGTTTTCCTTCACCCAGAATGATCCTTCAGGATCTGATGTATATTGGAATGGATATAAAAATGGACCTGCTCGAACAGCTTGTGTAACGACAATTTCTGAGGGCAAGCCGGACTCTTCTGCGACCTTTACCATCCTTACCTATCCGAATCCTGCAGAATCGGGAGAGGTTAGAATAAGGGTTCGGTCAAACATGGACACGAATTCCTCCATAAAAATATACAATCTTGCTGCAGATATCCTTTTCAGCGATCAGCAACAGGTAACCGCATATATTAATAATGAATATGTATGGCCCATTGATAATGTGTCTTCAGGTGTGTATTTTGCAATGGTCAAAGTCGGTGGAAAAAGCGAATTAGTAAAAATAGGAATCACAAAATGA